The following nucleotide sequence is from Methanolinea sp..
GGAGGTGATCGGCCTCCCGGACAATATCGTGGCTAGTATCGAGGGCAAGAGCAGCATCGCCCGTCTTGGAGTAGAACTCCACCAGACCGGAGGGTGGATCGATGCCGGGTTTCGGGGTTCAATCACCCTTGAGATGTGCAACGTCAACGCCCGCCCCGTCCGGGTCTATGCTGGAATGCCCATCGGCCAGCTGGTTTTTTATACCACCGAGCGGGCTGCCGAGCCCTACAACCGGAAGCCCGGGGCGAAGTACATGGACCAGCGGCAGGCTACTCTCTCCCGCTACCATAAGAACCCCGTGCCTGAAGGGTTATGACCAATGAAAAAAAGACAGAGTAAGGACAACGGTTATACCCTGGAGATGAAGCATGCGGCTCCTTCTGATACATACTGATTTTATCGAGTATGAAGCAAAAAAGCGGACCAGCATGGCCGAAGATACCGACCTGCTGAAAGACTACCAGGAAGAGGCCCTTGCCGTCTTTTCCGCAATCGAAGCCGTTGACGAGGACGACCTGCCCGGCGTAATCGAACAGGCACTCTCTGAGATAGGGCTTGTCGCCGACAAGCTCTCGGTTGAAAATATCGTGATCTATCCTTATGCCCACCTCTCTAACGATCTTTCCCGACCGGATGCTGCTGTCTGGGCGCTCAAGTCCATGGAAGAAGGGCTCCGCGAGATGGGATTTTCGGTTAAACGGGCTCCTTTCGGATGGTACAAGTCATTCAAGATCTCATGCAAGGGCCACCCTCTCTCAGAGCTCTCGAAGACCATCGTCCCATCCGAGGAAAAGGTGAAGAAGGAGAAAAAAACCGTCACCCACGAATTATTC
It contains:
- the dcd gene encoding dCTP deaminase; amino-acid sequence: MILVDWQILDRVARGFICVDPFESSLVQPNSLDIRLGNHFVWYEESGEVIDPYRQETIASGTRECITDSVVIAPGQFMLAETMEVIGLPDNIVASIEGKSSIARLGVELHQTGGWIDAGFRGSITLEMCNVNARPVRVYAGMPIGQLVFYTTERAAEPYNRKPGAKYMDQRQATLSRYHKNPVPEGL